The Spodoptera frugiperda isolate SF20-4 chromosome 25, AGI-APGP_CSIRO_Sfru_2.0, whole genome shotgun sequence genome includes the window ACGTAAGTACCGTGGGCACAATGCCTAGCACGAACAGTGCTGACACGTAAGTACCGTGGGCACAATGCCTAGCACGACCAGTGCTGACACGTAAGTACCGTGGGCATAATGCTTAACACGAACAATGCTGACTGATAGCAGTGAGAGGAACAACCCGACAAGAACCCTACAGGACCGTTGCAAAAGTCAACCGGTGGTTAACAGCGCCAGTTCAAGAAAAACTGGAAAAACTCCCTACCTGGGCTCTATATCCTTTAAGAAAAAAGATCCAGTTGTCAAGCCCAGCACTTCTCCAAAGCCCAACTCTTCTCCACAACCCAGTACGGCATACAAAGTTGGACAGTCCATCAACATCAAGTATGCTGCGTGACTTGGGAAGCAGTATCGTGCGCACTGCGTACGAAAACAGAAACATGCTGAACTTAATATGGGCAACTGGGAAAACCTAAGtgccataattaaaaaaaggaatggGCTGGGAAACGACGGTTGTGCTAGACAGCAAACTCGCCAAGCACGAGCAATGCTGACACGTAAGTACCGTGGGCACAATGCCTAGCACGAGCAGTGCTGACACGTAAGTACCGTGGGCACAATGCTTAGCACGAACAATGCTGACCCGTAAGTACCTTGGGggcaataaacaattaaaaattttatcgaaaaaaaaaatatttatttagtgcaGGCCGCATAGGTCATCGTGCCAGCATCAACGACATTATTCGTCGTGCTCTCGCATCAGCCGGCGTACCAGCCGTATTAGAACCTAATGGTTTGGTACGTGATGATGGCAAGAGACCATTGGTATGTCGTTGCGTTTagctttttcttttgttatttagcatatagcatattttttagcatatcaattaataaaagttaaaccaTGAAACAAACCACTGTCTTGATACCTTGCGATGTAAATATCGTCGACATTTCATGAGATAAGATATTAAAACTAAGCTTCGCAACCGTTTGGTGGTAAAAACTTTAAATGCCATTTTATACATTAGATTCGGCCTAAAGAGGGCAGGGAAATGTTACTATTCGTACACAGTTCCGGATGACGTACTGCGCTCTATAGGCACCAAAGAAATATATAGTCTTGGCAATGAGGCTTCCACGTCTACATGCACAACGGCTGTGGATAAAGACcaggatataaatattttatttgataatttacACGATTAAAACCTAACATATATTTGATAACAAtgttgattaaataatatttgaagttAAATGACGTTTTATTTGACATCGAAAATTATTAGCATAATTTTTAGCTTAAATTATAAAGCCTTGGCATAATTTTGGCAAGTTTTCAACAGCCTATTAGCAAATTTCATGTTAGTCTTGTTGGCAACACTGCTTGGGCCATGGGGTCCTGGTGCACATTCTGTATTGAAAGAGATAATTATAAGCTATTCGAttctacgcgtgaccagaaggctggctatttcttcggtcagaagatatgcattgccattcaacgtggcaatgcggccagtcttctgggaacgttccacAGTGTCAGgaatgcggacgagtacttcgacgcataacgagaatttttattttatttttctttattttagttttaagttagtttttattcctttttttaggtatttttaagttgtaaataatgtgtaagtaatcgTAAAAATTTACTTCGAAAAGATACTTAGTTGCTTGGATATCAAAGAACTTCCATATTGTTTGATAACAATATACACAATAAACTGGAAGAGGGTTATTACAACTTTGCTTGAGTTTAGACAGAAAACATATATAAATCCTGTGAAGCACATTGTTTAACCAGTATCTAAATGCTTCAaaactaaagtttttttttttataaaagcattCTTAAGTATTTTTGCAatcgttattattattgtcgAAGGTTGTTATTTCCAACTGATACACATAGTATAGTTTAAGATTATCCAAAAAATCTCTTATAAAGCAGAAGAGAAGCACAGTCAAGTCAGAGTCAGACTCCAGTAAAGTGCAATGAGGCTAGTAATATCCAACTTACGTATCAAAAAAACGTATAAAATGACGTAAATCCTGTAAGTCacgtttacataattattaaagatcgtttatgaaatatgtaaagttaaaataatctacaacttTGTCAACtgattacataaacataattgaGGTATGTCAGACTTACAGTTTCTtcaatatagaaaaatattcagAGTTCAATATTCCCATATACATAGCATTCAAAGATGACACCAAAGAGTTCTGttgttttcaatataaataaccaacaccagggggcctactctaattcaacgaacgaacgaacgaaaaatcttcgcagattgcataccgtactacaattctatttattgcaaacgtttgtaaataaatatgaacaaatgaaatgaagataaataaataggttttgatatgaaatcaaaaataaaacgttatttaaagtaatttcattagtaaatcaataaaacctacggccgaagattaaacgaaacttcggattcgagaaccggagtatcCCCCAGTAACTTAAACTAGTAAGTAGTAACGCAAAGTAATCTAAAGGCACTTGTGTGTaactaataatttttttttgtatactctgTGCTATTGTGGGATGTAGTGAAGTGTACTTTATGATATGAATATAGTTCAGTTAAAAAATCGAACCACGCCGTTTCATTATACCTTCGATAGTCTCACCCATTCATCTACCTATATATTTACAGCACTACATAATCAGAATATCCCCACACCTACATTCATCTATTACAGAACATTTACAATAAACCTATGGCAGCCATTAAACTATATAAACTCGGCCGATCCTTTCCTATTTTATTCATATGTACATtgtttattcatataatatataacatataaaaatacatacaaaaatcgccaaactgtgaGCCAGTTTGTTGAGATAATGGCGctctttaatttacaattcttataattatataaatattattatgtgcttATCtactttaatactttttataaaacaaaaacttgtcACATACATGTCTCACATACAAACTCATCTTATCTACCTATTAGGTACAtgacatttttatattctttaagtAGTACTTTTTTCAGTCTTTTATGCAAAGTACACATATTACTCATACTATTCGAGTtccttaaaaaatctattttattaaatattgttggtGTTAAATATGGTTCTTTTGTTATTACATATGTTTTTACATGCGGTATTACAAAGTTTTGTTGGACAACATTCCTAGTTTTATGTTAATGATTTACagctattaaatattcaaacttttCGTGCACTGATATTATCTTACGAAACTTTAATAATGCGTCGTAATCCtgcttatattttaatttaaccttTTTGCCACCAACCAATCTCTGTAGATgatctatatttttctttaattctaAATCAACCCACGGTAATGTAATccttttttctttaaacactTGCCGTTTACTTCAGAATAAAATAGGACAATTCGTTTGCACTAATTCTAACCAATCAACTTGTTTAAACATTCGCTAACAATTTTATCGTCAgtaatattttctacttttgtattattattacattaggATACAATTACCACTTGGTGCCAAACTAATTCCGACCATGCAGTGATTCGATAGAATGCAGGTTAGGTGCGCGCGCGCGTCGTTGACCTCGACTCGCCAGCACGCACACATGGTCAATATTCTTGGAATCGAGCCGGCCATCGCTTCGCACGTGGTCTCTTCCATTGGTATTACATTTTGCAGGCCGCTTCCACACAGGGCGATTTTGTAGGCTGGAGTTTGCGTCTTGTGCTAAATCTATGTTGATGTCTCCAATTAGTACTAATTCTTCCTTGGCGGGTATAGTTTTCAGTAGCGCTTCCAATTCCGTGACgaataataacttatttgtaTGAGGGGGTCTATATAAGGCTAGTATGTGTGTTGTCATATTTCCTTTTCGTAATTTGCCGTACGTTAACTCTGTAGCTTTTAGTTGTGTCTGTGGTACTTCTGTAGTAAATTGTAGATCTTCTTTCACATAGATGAGTATTCCACCGCCTCTTCTTATATCTCTCGTATTCGGATACACTGTATAGCCCGGAATTTTGTATAATGACACTTCTTGACTCTTAATATTCACTTCTGTTAGAACGATAACACTTAGTGTTCCGTTAGATATGCATTGGTTTAATAATACAAGTAGTTGgttatattgttttcttagagatcgaatatttaaatgtacaaTGTTGAGGTACTTGTTGGATAATTGTTGAGACCAGGTATTTAAATCTTCGTTTTGGTCCATTCATTCTGTATGGTTATCGAATTTTGTGTTTTCGGAAATCACCTAGTGTGACACGACACATCTTGCGTACTTGGTGGGTGAGCTTGTACTTTTGTTATCACTAAGCAATTCCTTGATGTCGTTTTCACTCTTTATGCGGATATTTTGTCCTTTTCATCCTTCTTAACTAATATCTATGATGTAATGAGGTGTTATAATGAAATACCGCACTTAAATAATCTCAAAAGTTCAGCTTCAAATACTATAGATAGTTCTTAGAAGGCGAAATGAAGAATGAGCACAGAAAGGAGTGATAGGCGATGAAAGTCTTAAGCACAGCTTTAGGCAATTCTGGATAGCACTTAGATAATATTACAAGCGTTAAGCAGCGTGAACTAGCAAGTAAACCGGCGGGAGTGCAACCGACATGCACTCACGGAGAGAGTAATATTTGTACTGAGGTCCCTGCGCCGCCGATACTGAGTGAACATGTACTTGCGCAGGCGCTCGCCCGCCGACCGGTTTTACATACCACAAGATAATAGAAACTATCTAATAAGAATATAATCTGTTTGTAATAACTCCTAAGCCTTTGTAacagtgtttttccaccagagatgtgcgatgtagctgtgctacgaagatgtaatagctaagctgtgaaactatgtgaccgtttccactgatactaagctgtgtagctgtacgaggaagatgcgcaactcgagtatcgAAATCTAAAGTAAACAAATCTGACGGTTTCTTCTTCCTTCTATGTCTGTAGTCTAGTCTGACGACTGATAGACAACTTCTGTATTTCATCCACTGTCGTATCTATATTCagtaaataaagaattaatgTGAAACTGAAATagtcatttttaattatacaattttacctgTCGGCTTGTCGGAATGCTAACAAGAAACATACCCCAGACTATCCGGgacgtagcgggtttaccggagcttcggctcgaaaagcaggagaaggaacggggtggtttttagtcagtaagagtctgacactccctctcgactagcccaaggcgggagaagtcgttggatgatttcaccctgaaaaaaaaagactacCAGTGACGTGATGCCAGGGTATGGCATATACTCTGATAGGACGGGAAGAGTGAAACAATAAACGATGCCTTCTTCACGCCTAATTTGAACCTGCCCGAAGGTTTCCGAATCTATCCTGTAACGTAATAAGCTATCTACGCTAATAAAACTGATCCAGCATTCATTACTTAGGTTTGAATCATTCCCATCTAGTTGATTCCTTATCGCGTGTTCATTACACACGATAAACACGTGctcgaaattaaaatatttgcctTATCTGCCTTATATGCATCAAGAACAAGAATATAAACTCTAGTGCCACTAAAATGGCAATTAATCATGCAACTACATGATTAGAAGGTACTAGTTTAACCAAATGAAATGCGAGTTTTTTAGACTTATATTGCCGAGCGCACAACGTACGGCGATATGTTGAAGTTGCTGGTAGCATTCAGTTTGTTAACATGTAACTTTGGTTCTGGTCACGTGAGGGTTAACAAGGGAACTGACGTCGAGGAGAACGAATATCCTTTCGTAGTGGTGCTATTTATCACGAGCATAAGACGAGAGCATGGATTCTATAGGAAGTGCACAGCATCCATGCTAACGCGTGACTGCGCCCTTACCGCGGCGCACTGCgtcacaaataaaaagaaaaggttCTACATATGGTACGGAAATTATACTGTGTCTCCACTACTCAGTAATATGTATACTCCGATAATAGAAAAAATCAGATATCCAGGTTTTCGTTACGAATTTGACAAAAAGAAACGAGTGTTGAGAATCGAGCATGATATTACTTTACTCCGAGTCGAAAGGAGTATTACTCTAGAAAGATATGGAAGAGTGTCGTCTCTAGAGTACTGGAACGTGATGGGATCTCCTGTGAAGTTTGTGGGATGTGGAAGAACTGATAAGAACGGCGATGATCAGCTGCGGCCGCTGCAGGCAGGCGCGGAAGTTACCTCTCAGTGTAGTTTGAAG containing:
- the LOC118265843 gene encoding mast cell protease 1-like, which produces MLKLLVAFSLLTCNFGSGHVRVNKGTDVEENEYPFVVVLFITSIRREHGFYRKCTASMLTRDCALTAAHCVTNKKKRFYIWYGNYTVSPLLSNMYTPIIEKIRYPGFRYEFDKKKRVLRIEHDITLLRVERSITLERYGRVSSLEYWNVMGSPVKFVGCGRTDKNGDDQLRPLQAGAEVTSQCSLKTRQLTNFVLCVSPPNNASASTAGGDSGGPLLHEDKIVGLLSFGDDKEDAYVPISPYITWISSKFRLHTKNKVKCS